In Desulfonatronospira thiodismutans ASO3-1, a single window of DNA contains:
- the rfbG gene encoding CDP-glucose 4,6-dehydratase, whose protein sequence is MEDLVMFNDIYAGRRVLVTGHTGFKGSWLCLWLEMLGAKTFGFALEPETDLSHFYLSKPEVLCRTADIRSLQEIREAVKYARPDVIFHLAAQPLVRRSYFAPLETLHTNVMGTANLLEACRHIDSVRAIINITSDKCYEDQGNGRGCMENDPMGGSDPYSASKGCAELVIRAYRDSYFPVHTYGANHHTLVASARAGNVIGGGDWGADRLLPDIIRAAAAKKQLKVRNPGHIRPWQHVLDPLCGYLILGKYLLEGRSEYAGAWNFGPAGDTRVTVASIVEMVQNHWDDFSYTFAHETEPLPETATLHLDSSRARKSLNWEPVWDVSDSVQKTVDWYRSFYHNGGILSRKQLQDYCLEAERTGACWVERSGSEGPGV, encoded by the coding sequence GTGGAAGATCTGGTAATGTTCAACGATATTTATGCCGGCAGAAGGGTGCTGGTAACCGGACACACCGGATTCAAGGGTTCCTGGCTCTGTCTTTGGCTGGAAATGCTGGGGGCAAAGACATTCGGGTTTGCCCTTGAACCTGAAACAGATTTATCTCATTTTTACCTGAGCAAGCCTGAAGTTCTTTGCCGGACAGCTGATATACGCAGCCTGCAAGAGATCAGGGAGGCCGTAAAGTATGCCAGGCCTGACGTCATTTTTCACCTGGCTGCCCAGCCTCTGGTTCGTAGAAGTTACTTTGCACCGCTTGAGACTCTGCACACCAATGTCATGGGCACGGCCAACCTTCTGGAAGCCTGCAGACATATAGATTCTGTGAGGGCTATAATCAATATTACCAGTGACAAGTGTTATGAAGACCAGGGTAATGGCCGGGGCTGCATGGAAAACGATCCTATGGGGGGATCCGACCCCTACAGTGCATCCAAGGGATGCGCAGAGCTGGTCATCAGAGCATACCGCGATTCATATTTCCCTGTGCATACTTATGGCGCAAACCATCATACCCTGGTGGCCAGCGCCCGGGCGGGCAACGTCATTGGGGGTGGTGACTGGGGGGCGGACCGTCTGCTGCCGGACATTATTCGTGCAGCTGCCGCCAAAAAGCAGCTTAAAGTACGCAACCCAGGACATATACGCCCCTGGCAGCATGTTCTTGACCCTTTGTGCGGATATCTTATCCTGGGAAAGTATCTGCTGGAAGGCCGTTCAGAGTACGCCGGTGCCTGGAATTTTGGACCGGCCGGCGATACCCGGGTGACGGTAGCCAGTATCGTGGAAATGGTTCAAAACCACTGGGACGACTTTTCATATACTTTTGCCCATGAAACAGAACCTTTGCCGGAGACGGCAACCCTTCATCTGGACAGTTCCAGAGCCAGAAAAAGCCTGAACTGGGAGCCTGTATGGGATGTTTCAGACTCGGTGCAAAAGACTGTAGACTGGTATCGCTCATTTTATCATAATGGCGGGATCCTCAGCAGAAAACAACTGCAGGACTACTGCCTGGAGGCTGAAAGAACCGGAGCCTGCTGGGTGGAGCGTTCAGGTTCTGAAGGACCTGGGGTATGA
- a CDS encoding cephalosporin hydroxylase family protein: MRGEKDPVQLFEQEKKERIAGYGRDPEFNALSRKWFQESMRRRYPYNFNWLGRPVIQYPTDVFALQEIIYSVQPELIIETGIAHGGSIIFSASMLELVSLCGGREGEVLGIDVEIRPHNKKAIQAHPMSRRISMIEGSSILQEVATQSLQHAKDKSPVLVILDSNHTHEHVLAELEIYAPLVSPGSYCVVFDTHVEDSEEDLFPQRPWCRGNNPKTAVYEYLRCLREEGRTAQDGGVLRMEVDEVLESKLQITSAPEGFLRRLPE, from the coding sequence ATGAGGGGTGAAAAAGACCCTGTTCAGCTGTTTGAACAGGAAAAAAAAGAGCGCATAGCCGGGTACGGCCGGGACCCCGAGTTCAACGCCCTCTCCCGGAAGTGGTTCCAGGAGAGCATGCGCCGCAGATATCCTTACAATTTCAACTGGCTGGGCCGGCCCGTAATCCAGTATCCCACGGATGTATTCGCCCTGCAGGAGATAATTTATTCAGTACAGCCGGAACTTATTATCGAGACCGGTATCGCCCATGGAGGATCAATAATTTTTTCGGCTTCCATGCTGGAACTGGTGTCCCTCTGCGGAGGCCGGGAGGGAGAAGTTCTGGGGATAGATGTCGAGATCAGACCCCACAACAAAAAAGCCATCCAGGCCCATCCCATGTCCAGGCGCATTTCCATGATAGAAGGCTCAAGCATTCTGCAAGAAGTAGCTACCCAGTCCCTGCAGCACGCCAAAGATAAATCCCCTGTCCTGGTTATTCTGGATTCCAATCATACCCACGAACATGTACTGGCTGAACTGGAGATTTATGCTCCCCTGGTCAGTCCGGGAAGCTACTGTGTCGTATTTGATACCCACGTAGAGGATTCAGAAGAAGATCTTTTTCCGCAGCGTCCCTGGTGCCGGGGCAACAATCCCAAGACCGCTGTATATGAATACCTCCGGTGCCTGCGGGAAGAGGGTAGAACTGCACAGGACGGTGGTGTTCTCAGGATGGAAGTGGATGAAGTATTGGAAAGCAAGCTGCAGATTACCTCTGCGCCTGAGGGTTTTTTGCGCAGACTCCCCGAATGA
- the rfbF gene encoding glucose-1-phosphate cytidylyltransferase has translation MQTIIFCGGSGTRLREETEYRPKPMVNIGKRPILWHIMKIFACYGYQNFILPLGYKGNIIKDYFLRYETMNNDLTLELGRPEAIQMHNCHDEAGWRITLADTGEHTLKGGRLKRVQRYVSGDEFMLTYGDGVADVDINKLLEFHRSHGKIATVTGVRPLARFGELNAQGDRVVSFREKPQIASHDGLINGGFFVFSRAVFDYLTPEDNCDLEHGPLEVIAAAGELKVFRHDGFWYCMDTMRDVDVLNRMWEQGQAEWKIW, from the coding sequence ATGCAGACAATAATTTTTTGCGGCGGATCAGGAACCCGTCTTCGCGAAGAGACTGAGTACAGGCCTAAACCCATGGTTAATATCGGCAAAAGGCCGATTCTGTGGCATATTATGAAAATATTTGCTTGCTACGGTTATCAGAATTTCATCCTTCCGCTGGGTTACAAGGGGAATATTATTAAGGATTATTTTCTGCGTTATGAAACCATGAACAATGATTTAACTCTGGAATTGGGTCGCCCGGAAGCAATCCAGATGCACAATTGTCATGACGAGGCAGGGTGGAGGATCACCCTTGCCGATACTGGAGAACATACTCTGAAAGGCGGGAGGCTGAAGCGTGTGCAGCGGTATGTCTCTGGAGATGAATTCATGCTTACATATGGTGATGGGGTGGCGGATGTTGACATCAACAAATTACTTGAATTCCATCGCAGCCATGGCAAAATAGCTACAGTTACCGGTGTTCGGCCCTTGGCACGTTTCGGAGAACTGAATGCGCAGGGAGACAGAGTGGTATCCTTTCGCGAAAAGCCTCAAATAGCAAGCCATGATGGTCTAATAAACGGAGGTTTTTTTGTTTTCAGTCGGGCTGTGTTTGATTACCTGACCCCTGAGGACAACTGTGACCTTGAGCATGGCCCTCTTGAAGTGATTGCTGCTGCAGGCGAACTGAAAGTCTTTCGCCATGATGGATTCTGGTATTGCATGGACACCATGAGAGATGTAGATGTGTTGAACAGAATGTGGGAGCAGGGTCAGGCCGAGTGGAAGATCTGGTAA
- a CDS encoding NAD-dependent epimerase/dehydratase family protein codes for MHFTVLGASGFIGRALLAGIRGQGYQVLAPGREEISRWPDALRDMDLGHVIYCIGVTADFRTRPLDAVEAHVCVLKRLLKSGRFTSLTYLSSVRVYAYAGSTREDSELWVRPDSLDALYNLSKLMGESACLQGSKRARVVRLSHVYGFDPASPDFLSSVLQDAARTGKVTFRTSPDSAKDYISLKDVVELLPLIARDGQYGIYNLACGMNLSNQELADMLRDQGIEVEFASRVARWTFPRIDISRLKSQFYSPGRTLARDLPGLLNEYRRFYEG; via the coding sequence ATGCATTTTACCGTACTGGGTGCCAGTGGCTTTATCGGCAGGGCCCTCCTGGCCGGGATCCGGGGGCAGGGTTACCAGGTGCTGGCTCCGGGCAGGGAAGAGATATCCAGATGGCCTGACGCGCTGCGTGACATGGATCTTGGTCATGTTATCTATTGCATAGGGGTTACTGCGGATTTCAGAACCCGTCCTCTGGACGCGGTAGAGGCTCATGTCTGTGTGCTTAAACGCCTTCTGAAGTCGGGAAGGTTCACTTCACTGACTTACCTTTCAAGTGTCAGGGTTTATGCTTATGCCGGTTCAACCCGGGAGGACAGCGAGCTCTGGGTCAGGCCGGATTCTCTGGATGCATTATACAACCTGAGCAAGCTCATGGGGGAGAGCGCTTGCCTCCAGGGTTCAAAGCGTGCCCGGGTGGTGCGTCTTTCTCATGTATACGGGTTTGATCCGGCATCACCGGATTTTCTGTCCAGTGTCCTGCAGGATGCCGCCAGGACAGGCAAGGTCACTTTTCGCACTTCCCCGGACTCGGCCAAAGACTATATTTCACTAAAGGATGTAGTCGAATTATTGCCATTGATTGCCAGAGATGGCCAATACGGAATTTACAACCTGGCCTGCGGCATGAATCTGAGCAATCAGGAACTGGCTGACATGCTGAGGGACCAGGGCATTGAGGTGGAATTTGCATCCCGGGTTGCCAGGTGGACTTTTCCCCGAATTGATATTTCCAGGCTAAAAAGTCAATTCTACTCACCAGGGCGGACATTGGCCAGGGATCTGCCCGGCCTGCTGAATGAATACCGGAGGTTTTATGAGGGGTGA
- a CDS encoding class I SAM-dependent methyltransferase has product MNCRHCGVSLDCVFVDLGFAPISNSYLERRDLQRPETYYPLKLFVCSRCRLVQTQDCTGSEDHFRYDYAYFSSTSSSWLRHAEEYSSMITKRLGLGKNSLVLEVASNDGYLLKNFVSAGIPCLGVEPAGRVADAAEQLCVPVLREFFGAELGLRLAEEGRQADLVIGNNVYAHAPDVNDFTAGLKAVLKPGGVITLEFPHLLNLIRFCQFDTIYHEHFSYFSLDAVKSIFYSHSLRIWDVQELSTHGGSLRVYGCHLDDPRPESASVRTLLEKEKQYGLHDMQVYKDFSSCAERIKDDLVMFLIEQKRGGRKVAAYGAAAKGSTLLNYAGIKPDLISFVCDAAPSKQGKFMPGSHIPVLSGHVLQQFRPDTLLILPWNIRDEIVSQHSYIRQWGGKFAVAVPVLEFF; this is encoded by the coding sequence ATGAATTGCCGGCATTGTGGAGTAAGTCTGGATTGCGTTTTTGTGGACCTTGGTTTTGCTCCCATCTCCAATTCCTATCTTGAGCGCAGGGATCTTCAAAGGCCTGAGACGTACTATCCTCTGAAGCTTTTCGTATGCAGCAGGTGCAGGCTGGTTCAGACCCAGGACTGTACAGGATCTGAGGATCATTTCCGCTACGATTACGCTTATTTTTCCTCCACTTCCAGCAGCTGGCTCAGGCATGCCGAAGAATACAGCTCCATGATCACCAAAAGGCTGGGCCTGGGGAAAAACAGTCTGGTCCTGGAAGTGGCCTCCAACGATGGTTACCTGCTTAAAAATTTTGTTTCTGCAGGTATTCCCTGCCTCGGGGTAGAGCCGGCAGGCAGGGTGGCTGATGCTGCCGAACAGCTTTGTGTGCCGGTCCTGCGGGAATTCTTCGGCGCTGAACTTGGACTGCGCCTGGCGGAGGAAGGCCGGCAGGCCGATCTGGTCATCGGCAACAATGTCTATGCCCACGCACCGGACGTGAATGATTTTACCGCCGGGCTCAAGGCGGTATTAAAGCCCGGAGGGGTGATCACCCTCGAATTTCCGCATCTTCTGAACCTGATTCGCTTCTGCCAGTTCGACACCATTTACCATGAACACTTTTCATATTTCAGCCTTGACGCGGTCAAAAGCATTTTCTACTCTCACTCCCTCCGGATATGGGATGTGCAGGAACTGTCCACCCATGGCGGGAGTCTCAGGGTCTACGGCTGTCACCTGGATGATCCTCGTCCTGAATCTGCCTCGGTACGCACTCTGCTGGAAAAGGAAAAACAGTATGGGCTGCATGATATGCAGGTTTATAAGGACTTTAGTTCCTGTGCCGAAAGAATAAAGGACGATCTGGTCATGTTTCTCATTGAACAGAAGAGAGGCGGCAGGAAAGTGGCCGCTTATGGAGCCGCGGCAAAAGGCAGCACCTTGCTCAATTATGCCGGAATAAAGCCTGACCTGATTTCCTTTGTATGCGATGCTGCTCCTTCCAAGCAGGGCAAGTTTATGCCCGGCAGTCACATCCCTGTTTTGTCGGGGCATGTCCTGCAGCAGTTCCGGCCGGATACACTTCTGATACTTCCCTGGAATATTCGCGATGAAATTGTTTCCCAGCACAGTTATATCCGGCAATGGGGCGGCAAGTTCGCTGTAGCCGTGCCAGTACTTGAATTTTTTTAA
- a CDS encoding TylF/MycF/NovP-related O-methyltransferase → MFGFLKKKLLSKSAYSEKELISAILKQISDKKLKSLLRIYRKGKLDPKRFRSAMVLYNRATYLEDLLGTKANATFLEDSRFKEAYQAAASVSTWGRDIRWRVYNLIKFAGVALRLEGEFVECGVDRGGMSLALLTYYPEDLPYRRFWLFDTFQGLVYEQMNEMEREKSPFLKERNKDRYPPIYEEVCRTFSGYENINIIPGMVPETLEQFSGQKVAFLHIDMNVAYPEVKALEFFWPYLVPGGVVVLDDYGFPLHTEQKHAMDACVSRLGTDIILQPTGQGLIIK, encoded by the coding sequence ATGTTCGGATTCTTGAAAAAAAAATTGCTGAGTAAGTCTGCTTATTCGGAAAAAGAACTTATCAGCGCCATTTTGAAGCAGATAAGCGACAAGAAACTAAAAAGCCTCTTACGTATATATCGCAAAGGCAAACTTGATCCCAAGCGCTTCAGGTCAGCTATGGTGCTTTATAACCGTGCAACATATCTTGAAGATCTTCTGGGCACCAAAGCCAATGCAACTTTTCTGGAAGATTCGCGGTTCAAAGAGGCCTACCAGGCAGCTGCTTCTGTTTCCACGTGGGGCAGGGATATCCGCTGGCGGGTCTATAACCTGATCAAGTTTGCCGGAGTTGCCCTGCGCCTGGAAGGCGAATTCGTGGAATGCGGCGTGGACCGCGGGGGCATGTCTTTGGCCCTGCTTACTTATTACCCTGAAGACTTGCCTTACAGGAGGTTCTGGCTTTTTGATACCTTTCAGGGACTGGTGTATGAGCAGATGAACGAGATGGAACGTGAGAAAAGTCCTTTTCTGAAAGAAAGGAATAAAGACCGCTACCCCCCGATTTATGAAGAGGTCTGCAGGACATTTTCCGGTTACGAAAACATAAATATCATTCCAGGCATGGTTCCGGAAACCCTGGAGCAATTTTCCGGGCAAAAGGTGGCTTTTCTGCACATTGATATGAATGTTGCTTACCCTGAGGTTAAGGCTCTGGAATTTTTCTGGCCTTATCTGGTTCCCGGAGGAGTAGTGGTGCTGGATGATTATGGTTTTCCCCTGCACACAGAGCAAAAGCACGCCATGGATGCCTGCGTCTCCCGTCTGGGGACGGACATCATCCTGCAGCCCACAGGGCAGGGGCTAATTATCAAGTGA
- a CDS encoding FkbM family methyltransferase, which translates to MDYQNNSISKLETALARIGVSEQARPKMISALREVEDCLMDIDFDARLELVAPVLDALHRDVHILEKKVRIEPELPVLHFKYYYRSAIARGLVLSRPEISDHVWEPQTTRLFLHLVRGASAVAIGGAYFGDHALLAGQMLQFSENTRTARVHCFEMNSEQLDLCRVNARENKVSNLVFHHKALYSRSGVHLGLTGDDAAACAHEVSPNTDDAVPAVTLQEVAQEHGLDSFQVIMLDIEGGELEALKGGEAFLTLPPGQAPDIIFEVHRHYMDWSAGLDNTDIVRYLRSYGYHVFAVRDYQSNVDLRGYPVELVSPETAYLQGPPHGFNMVAVKRVSRLQGPQFRFVEHVSPKLLFHRDPALHAPLVRSEAPRE; encoded by the coding sequence ATGGATTATCAAAACAATTCCATCAGTAAGCTGGAGACAGCTCTTGCCCGCATCGGCGTCAGTGAACAGGCCAGACCGAAAATGATCTCGGCCCTGCGGGAGGTGGAAGATTGTTTGATGGATATTGATTTTGACGCCCGGCTGGAGCTGGTGGCCCCTGTTCTGGATGCCCTGCACCGGGATGTGCATATTCTGGAAAAAAAAGTGCGCATAGAGCCTGAGTTGCCCGTGCTGCACTTCAAGTATTACTATCGCTCTGCAATTGCCAGGGGCCTGGTCCTCAGCCGGCCCGAGATCAGCGACCATGTCTGGGAGCCCCAGACCACCAGGCTTTTTCTTCACCTGGTCCGGGGGGCATCCGCAGTGGCCATAGGAGGCGCTTATTTCGGGGATCACGCCCTGCTTGCTGGGCAGATGCTGCAGTTTTCAGAAAATACACGAACAGCCCGTGTCCATTGTTTTGAAATGAACAGTGAACAGCTGGATCTTTGCCGTGTCAATGCCCGGGAAAACAAAGTATCCAATCTGGTTTTCCACCACAAGGCCCTCTATTCCCGCAGCGGAGTGCATCTGGGGCTGACCGGGGACGATGCAGCCGCCTGCGCCCATGAGGTTTCTCCAAACACTGATGACGCCGTGCCAGCTGTGACTTTGCAGGAGGTCGCACAGGAACATGGCCTCGACAGCTTTCAGGTTATCATGCTTGACATTGAGGGCGGGGAACTGGAAGCCCTCAAGGGCGGCGAGGCTTTTTTAACGCTTCCCCCCGGGCAGGCCCCGGATATTATTTTCGAGGTGCACAGGCATTACATGGACTGGTCCGCAGGCCTGGACAATACCGATATTGTCCGCTATCTCAGAAGTTATGGCTACCACGTTTTTGCTGTCCGGGATTATCAGAGCAATGTGGACCTGCGCGGCTATCCCGTGGAACTGGTTTCCCCGGAGACAGCCTATCTGCAGGGGCCTCCCCACGGCTTCAATATGGTGGCGGTAAAACGGGTTTCTCGCTTGCAGGGGCCGCAATTCAGGTTCGTGGAGCACGTCAGTCCCAAGCTTTTGTTCCACCGGGACCCTGCCCTGCATGCCCCCCTGGTACGTTCCGAAGCCCCCCGGGAGTAA
- a CDS encoding pre-peptidase C-terminal domain-containing protein produces MIKFSASQAYLGQSFKDLLEIPEYASNWYRLLLGEETEQDWLGGFVQDTEHGNGWAMRDEISDVSLHDAAGKTLYWQPHGEDWEHAQVDSAHQTASDVFTDPPEWLQIWTGKLDDQNNVVDGGVVDTSEINPHGQGWIESQDLEDLTVTQEQEDHNHVYARTAGGEWQHVQMEFSDAPKLDLYLEQDVVPDDVDTSDGYTLGGFGIPDADPEDSFDYQVTGGADQDVFTIQNGGLVFEAGTEIDYHAQSEYEVEVTGQDQDGNESIETFTVYVTYADGAGNSRAEAREIGVLSQGDTFEHSEDVGRLGDHADYYSFELEDNLDVAVEASGQDETRNAMGLRLYDSQGSLISHSNQDNDQESIAVTLEEGVYYVNVYEYLGRSEDYDLSIRADTFRTADSPEKAMEIGELSPGDSREHSVEVFDRIVREDYYTFTLTEQGQVDISMLFDEDLDQNLGFRILDSDEEHIEFDVSDTGEAFLSQELEAGDYYIEAWPVHGSHEYELNVDVNEPGGTLEDFSSEAGDTELNKTAADKATASNQKKEYFQEESDSLGTEQMDYDFSQSYTENSSLSTENDSSNILNFSDDSIGMWAGEEGVSLDKTFDDFLLDETIEGSPIFETASHELSYNYHTSIKAGLLAELNLETGHLDLDYPVDMDPGVPETVSSGQSFSVDTSDYSLTEATLQSNAPNPNDFGFSVDLIPPQLEMSVSDISLDAPLWSPASSFEYSGFDVDIAPAGDPISLVDGTLGDFELDQDFGPVGFEMGMPTGLELESQPVSSHTLDPVSTQGDDYGTTDDSFVNLGLSLTGLAQNAFGFPDLLESSYDFGVAELGYTVADVSANLGLTFAQDFTFEPGEVEVSMQTQDGQVQTGQLGDDFTFDAPEDSGSMDIDATYTLNGEINNNTGVMPNGSITADVLDAHLEILDFVDIGMDPLYSDEFPDGGWDALDEPLWLYENTFDLELEEDVTYQTEIGDDLPAHLSIDSFGDVSVQESQTVTVAAAVENTGDRETTQNISLSVDDVHLEEEFTIPAGDTRDISFDLDTAEHGLDIGEYDLELDTGDESESVTLEVLPADDESDDDFLEIYDISISPESPGVGESFSVKVKGFGAQSADAVNPSVTLAIPKDDYEHTFNPASLDDGQTEEVIFLEGIVDAGEYKAEVTVDAVNAQSVTEQIEFAIGGSDQDVHYVVTDYEELDFALQDKEIWPGMNW; encoded by the coding sequence ATGATCAAGTTTTCTGCATCCCAGGCCTATTTGGGCCAGTCCTTTAAAGATCTGCTGGAGATCCCCGAGTATGCCTCAAACTGGTATCGGTTGTTGCTGGGCGAGGAGACCGAGCAGGACTGGCTGGGCGGGTTTGTTCAGGATACCGAGCATGGCAACGGCTGGGCCATGCGGGATGAAATCAGCGATGTCTCCCTGCATGACGCCGCCGGGAAGACCCTGTACTGGCAGCCTCACGGGGAAGACTGGGAACACGCCCAGGTAGATTCAGCACATCAGACAGCAAGCGATGTGTTTACCGATCCTCCTGAGTGGCTGCAGATATGGACGGGAAAGCTGGATGATCAGAACAACGTTGTTGATGGCGGGGTGGTGGATACCAGCGAAATTAACCCCCACGGCCAGGGCTGGATCGAATCCCAGGATCTGGAGGACTTGACCGTCACCCAGGAGCAGGAGGACCATAATCATGTCTATGCCCGGACAGCCGGGGGCGAATGGCAGCATGTACAGATGGAGTTCAGCGATGCCCCAAAACTGGATCTTTACCTGGAACAGGACGTGGTCCCTGACGATGTGGACACATCAGATGGCTATACTCTTGGCGGATTCGGCATCCCGGATGCCGATCCCGAGGATAGCTTTGACTACCAGGTAACCGGGGGTGCCGACCAGGATGTGTTCACCATCCAGAACGGAGGGCTGGTTTTTGAGGCAGGCACAGAGATAGATTACCATGCTCAGTCCGAATATGAGGTAGAGGTAACCGGCCAGGACCAGGACGGCAACGAGAGCATCGAGACTTTTACCGTGTATGTCACCTATGCAGACGGGGCTGGAAACAGCCGGGCAGAGGCCAGGGAGATAGGTGTTCTTTCCCAGGGGGACACTTTTGAACACTCTGAGGATGTGGGCCGCCTTGGTGATCATGCAGATTATTATTCTTTTGAATTGGAGGATAATCTGGATGTGGCAGTTGAGGCTTCAGGGCAAGATGAAACCAGAAACGCAATGGGCCTGCGCCTGTATGATTCCCAGGGTTCCCTGATTTCACACTCCAACCAGGATAACGACCAGGAATCTATAGCAGTCACCCTGGAGGAAGGCGTTTACTATGTTAATGTTTATGAATACTTGGGCCGCTCTGAAGATTATGACCTGAGCATCCGGGCAGATACTTTCAGGACCGCAGACAGTCCTGAAAAGGCCATGGAAATCGGGGAGCTGTCCCCTGGGGACAGCCGGGAACACTCTGTAGAGGTTTTCGACCGAATAGTGCGCGAAGATTATTATACCTTTACCCTGACAGAACAGGGCCAAGTGGATATATCCATGCTCTTTGACGAGGATCTGGATCAGAATCTGGGTTTTCGTATTCTGGACTCTGATGAGGAGCATATCGAATTTGATGTCAGCGATACCGGAGAAGCCTTTTTGTCCCAGGAACTAGAGGCTGGCGATTACTATATAGAGGCCTGGCCGGTACACGGCAGCCACGAGTATGAATTAAATGTGGACGTGAATGAACCAGGAGGAACTTTAGAGGATTTCAGTTCAGAAGCTGGTGATACCGAACTGAATAAGACTGCTGCGGACAAAGCTACCGCTAGCAACCAGAAAAAAGAGTATTTTCAGGAAGAGAGTGATAGCTTGGGCACTGAGCAGATGGATTATGATTTTTCACAGAGTTATACAGAGAACAGCTCTCTCTCCACCGAAAACGATTCCTCTAACATTTTGAATTTTTCCGACGATTCAATAGGAATGTGGGCCGGAGAAGAAGGGGTTTCACTGGACAAGACCTTTGACGATTTTTTGCTTGATGAAACGATAGAGGGCTCACCTATCTTCGAAACAGCTTCTCACGAGTTATCCTACAATTACCACACCAGTATAAAGGCCGGCCTGCTGGCCGAACTCAATCTGGAGACCGGACATCTGGACCTGGATTACCCGGTGGATATGGATCCGGGCGTACCTGAAACCGTGTCTTCCGGGCAATCATTTTCCGTGGATACCTCGGATTACAGCCTGACAGAGGCTACTCTTCAGAGTAATGCCCCCAATCCCAATGATTTTGGGTTCAGCGTGGATCTTATACCTCCTCAGCTGGAGATGTCCGTATCCGATATAAGCCTGGATGCACCTTTGTGGTCCCCAGCGTCCTCGTTTGAGTACAGTGGTTTCGATGTAGATATCGCCCCAGCAGGTGATCCAATAAGCCTTGTCGATGGTACTCTGGGTGATTTTGAACTGGACCAGGACTTTGGGCCTGTAGGGTTTGAGATGGGCATGCCCACCGGCTTGGAGTTGGAGTCGCAACCGGTTTCTTCGCACACCCTGGATCCTGTGAGCACCCAGGGGGACGACTACGGTACCACGGATGATTCGTTTGTCAATCTGGGTCTTAGCCTGACTGGGCTAGCTCAAAACGCCTTTGGGTTTCCGGATCTATTGGAAAGCTCTTATGATTTTGGGGTAGCCGAGTTGGGTTACACGGTTGCGGATGTAAGCGCCAATCTGGGATTGACTTTTGCCCAGGATTTTACATTTGAACCCGGCGAGGTGGAAGTAAGCATGCAGACCCAGGACGGGCAGGTGCAGACCGGACAGCTCGGTGATGACTTTACCTTTGATGCCCCTGAAGATTCCGGATCCATGGATATTGATGCCACCTATACCCTGAATGGCGAGATTAACAACAATACCGGAGTGATGCCTAATGGGAGCATAACTGCAGATGTTTTGGATGCGCATTTGGAGATATTGGATTTCGTTGATATCGGAATGGACCCTCTGTATAGCGATGAGTTTCCAGACGGTGGCTGGGATGCGTTAGATGAGCCCTTATGGTTATATGAGAACACTTTTGATCTGGAGCTGGAAGAAGATGTCACCTACCAGACCGAGATAGGGGACGATCTCCCTGCCCATCTGAGCATAGACTCCTTCGGGGATGTTTCCGTTCAGGAGTCCCAGACGGTGACAGTCGCTGCTGCAGTGGAGAATACCGGGGACAGGGAAACCACCCAGAATATCTCCCTGAGCGTGGATGACGTGCATCTGGAGGAGGAGTTCACCATCCCCGCCGGAGATACCAGGGACATCTCCTTTGACCTGGATACAGCCGAGCACGGCCTGGACATCGGTGAATATGATCTGGAGCTGGATACCGGGGATGAGAGTGAGTCAGTTACCCTGGAGGTTTTGCCTGCGGATGATGAGTCTGATGATGATTTTCTGGAAATCTACGACATTTCCATCAGTCCTGAATCTCCGGGGGTCGGGGAGTCTTTCTCGGTCAAGGTGAAGGGATTCGGCGCCCAGTCAGCCGATGCCGTAAATCCCAGTGTGACTCTGGCTATTCCGAAAGATGATTATGAACATACCTTCAATCCGGCTTCTCTTGATGATGGTCAAACTGAGGAAGTTATATTTCTCGAGGGGATAGTTGACGCTGGGGAATACAAAGCTGAAGTCACAGTTGATGCGGTTAATGCCCAGTCGGTTACGGAACAAATCGAGTTCGCCATAGGAGGCTCTGATCAGGACGTTCATTATGTGGTGACTGATTATGAGGAGCTTGATTTTGCCCTGCAGGATAAGGAAATCTGGCCGGGGATGAATTGGTAA